One stretch of Alphaproteobacteria bacterium DNA includes these proteins:
- a CDS encoding OmpH family outer membrane protein: MRMPRLAAAILFVAAAGLTGPSLAQDVAKPPAPSIAIIDVDKVMRESLAVQSARSQIDEIAGNLQQQIATEEEKLRSEEQQLQQQRAILTPEVYTDRRQSLQERAAELQQRARSLRQTLDRGMAQTMQRIQLVLFEEVGKLSEEIGVNLVLPRSQIVVAFDSFDISEQALARLNGRLSEIEMSLDRKDPEKPAGN; encoded by the coding sequence ATGCGGATGCCACGGCTCGCCGCCGCCATCTTGTTTGTTGCTGCCGCGGGTCTGACAGGCCCGTCGCTGGCGCAGGACGTCGCGAAGCCGCCGGCGCCGTCGATTGCAATCATCGACGTGGACAAGGTTATGCGGGAATCACTCGCCGTGCAGTCCGCGCGCTCCCAGATCGACGAGATTGCAGGTAACTTGCAGCAGCAGATTGCGACGGAAGAAGAAAAACTGCGTTCCGAGGAGCAGCAGCTTCAGCAGCAGCGCGCAATTCTGACGCCTGAAGTCTATACGGACCGTCGCCAGAGCCTGCAGGAACGCGCGGCCGAGTTGCAGCAGCGCGCCCGTTCGTTGCGCCAGACTTTGGACCGCGGCATGGCGCAGACGATGCAACGCATTCAACTCGTGCTGTTCGAGGAAGTCGGAAAGCTGTCGGAAGAGATCGGCGTCAATCTGGTGCTGCCCCGCTCCCAGATCGTGGTCGCCTTCGATTCGTTCGATATCAGCGAGCAGGCGCTCGCGCGCCTGAACGGCCGACTCTCCGAGATTGAGATGTCGCTCGATCGCAAGGACCCGGAAAAGCCGGCGGGCAACTGA
- the lpxI gene encoding UDP-2,3-diacylglucosamine diphosphatase LpxI (LpxI, functionally equivalent to LpxH, replaces it in LPS biosynthesis in a minority of bacteria.) translates to MAPKLGILAGGGPLPGLLIEACRATGRPVFVIAFEGQADPAVIGDAPHAWVRLGAADDALGRLRAEDVEEIVMAGPVHRPSLKELRPDRRAARFLARGLLNKGDNGLLGAIVRTLEEDEGFRVVGADSVLQEMRAAEGAFGTIMPDPDNLSDIAHGVRVLDATGHLDIGQAVVVQQGIVLGLEAAEGTHGLLARCAGLRREGRGGVLVKLPKPGQEIRADMPTIGPDTVADAVAAGLAGIAVGAGNTLVLDEAGLIVAADAAGLFIVGVRPGDYLDGDAAGG, encoded by the coding sequence ATGGCGCCTAAGCTCGGCATTCTCGCCGGGGGCGGTCCCTTGCCGGGGCTTTTGATCGAGGCCTGCCGGGCGACGGGCAGGCCCGTCTTCGTTATCGCCTTCGAAGGCCAGGCCGACCCGGCGGTGATCGGCGATGCGCCGCATGCCTGGGTGCGTCTCGGGGCGGCGGATGATGCACTGGGCCGGCTGCGGGCGGAAGATGTTGAAGAGATCGTCATGGCGGGGCCGGTGCACCGGCCCTCGCTCAAGGAACTGCGCCCGGATCGCCGCGCGGCGCGCTTTCTGGCGCGCGGGCTGCTGAACAAGGGCGATAACGGCCTGCTCGGGGCGATCGTGCGCACCCTCGAGGAAGACGAGGGTTTCCGGGTCGTCGGTGCCGACAGCGTCCTGCAGGAAATGCGGGCGGCCGAGGGGGCATTCGGGACGATCATGCCCGATCCTGACAACCTGTCGGACATCGCCCACGGCGTTCGCGTTCTCGACGCGACGGGTCATCTCGATATCGGCCAGGCAGTCGTGGTGCAGCAGGGCATTGTTCTCGGGCTCGAGGCGGCGGAAGGCACCCATGGGCTGCTGGCACGGTGCGCAGGGTTACGTCGCGAGGGCCGTGGCGGCGTGCTGGTGAAATTACCGAAGCCGGGGCAGGAGATTCGCGCCGATATGCCCACAATCGGACCGGACACCGTGGCCGATGCTGTCGCGGCCGGATTGGCGGGTATCGCTGTCGGTGCGGGGAACACGCTCGTGCTCGACGAGGCCGGGTTGATTGTCGCCGCGGATGCCGCGGGCCTGTTCATCGTCGGGGTGCGGCCGGGTGATTACCTCGATGGCGACGCGGCGGGCGGATGA
- the lpxD gene encoding UDP-3-O-(3-hydroxymyristoyl)glucosamine N-acyltransferase: protein MADSRFFENKGPISIADLAGIAGATLSEGADPGLMIDDVAALDVAGPGQISFLDNRKYVSAFEASKAAACIVSPGFADRAPSGMTLLLSETPYRGYARIAHAFYPGASTQSGIHPAAFVDATAVLDNAVCVGANAVVEAGVRLGAGVVIGAGAVVGSGVTVGAGTMIGVGASVSHCDIGASCELHPGVRIGTRGFGFDMSAEGHLNVPQLGRVIIGDDVEIGANSTIDRGAGPDTVIGDGCKIDNLVQIGHNVRMGKGCVVIAQAGVAGSTTLQDFVILAAQSGVAGHLTVAPGTQLAARSGMMRDSEPGAKLAGNPAIPAKEYFRQMAVLAKVTKDRGR, encoded by the coding sequence ATGGCTGACTCGCGCTTTTTCGAGAATAAGGGCCCCATTTCGATTGCGGACCTCGCCGGAATTGCGGGTGCCACGCTGTCCGAGGGTGCAGATCCCGGCCTTATGATCGATGATGTGGCGGCGCTCGATGTTGCGGGGCCCGGGCAGATCAGTTTCCTGGACAACCGGAAGTATGTGTCGGCCTTCGAGGCCTCGAAGGCCGCCGCCTGCATTGTGTCGCCCGGGTTCGCGGACCGGGCGCCATCGGGTATGACGTTGCTGTTGAGTGAGACGCCCTATCGCGGATATGCGCGCATTGCGCATGCGTTCTACCCGGGAGCGTCCACTCAATCGGGCATTCATCCTGCTGCCTTCGTCGATGCGACCGCCGTGCTGGACAACGCCGTCTGCGTCGGCGCCAATGCGGTTGTCGAGGCGGGTGTGCGCCTCGGCGCCGGTGTGGTGATCGGAGCGGGTGCGGTCGTGGGCAGTGGTGTCACGGTGGGCGCCGGAACCATGATCGGCGTTGGCGCCAGCGTTTCCCATTGTGACATCGGCGCGTCATGCGAATTGCATCCCGGTGTCCGAATCGGGACCCGTGGATTCGGGTTCGATATGTCGGCCGAGGGGCACCTGAATGTGCCCCAGCTCGGCCGCGTCATTATCGGCGACGATGTCGAGATCGGTGCGAACTCGACAATCGACCGGGGCGCCGGTCCGGACACGGTCATCGGTGACGGTTGCAAGATTGATAATCTGGTGCAGATCGGGCACAACGTCCGCATGGGCAAGGGCTGTGTTGTCATCGCACAGGCCGGTGTTGCGGGCAGCACGACGCTTCAGGACTTCGTCATTCTCGCGGCGCAATCGGGGGTCGCCGGGCATTTGACAGTGGCGCCGGGAACGCAGCTTGCGGCGCGCAGCGGTATGATGCGGGACTCCGAACCCGGGGCAAAACTGGCGGGCAACCCCGCGATCCCGGCCAAGGAATATTTCCGCCAGATGGCCGTTCTCGCCAAGGTCACAAAGGACCGTGGACGCTAA
- the lpxA gene encoding acyl-ACP--UDP-N-acetylglucosamine O-acyltransferase — translation MSDIHPTAVIEDGAKLGADIQIGPYCVVGGEVALGDGVKLHSHVVVGGRTDVGPESEIYPFASIGLPPQDLKFSGEDSALRIGARARIREHVTMNPGTSGGGLITSVGDDCLFMVGAHVAHDCVVGNNVILANNATLAGHVHVGDFAIIGGLAAIHQFVRIGAHAMVGGMSGVEHDLIPYGSAMGERARLRGLNLVGLQRRDFSRDDIHHLRTAYRLLFAQEGTMQERVDDVVELYAENEGVMEIVDFVREQSSRAVLQPKSTNGA, via the coding sequence ATGAGCGATATTCACCCCACGGCGGTGATCGAGGACGGGGCAAAGCTCGGCGCCGATATACAGATCGGGCCTTACTGCGTCGTCGGCGGCGAGGTCGCGCTCGGGGACGGCGTGAAACTTCACAGTCATGTCGTCGTCGGCGGCCGGACGGATGTCGGACCGGAATCCGAGATCTATCCTTTCGCGTCGATCGGCCTCCCGCCGCAGGATCTGAAATTCTCCGGCGAGGATTCCGCGCTCCGGATCGGCGCTCGGGCCCGTATCCGGGAGCATGTCACCATGAACCCGGGGACATCCGGTGGCGGGCTGATCACGAGTGTCGGTGACGATTGCCTGTTCATGGTGGGCGCACATGTCGCCCATGACTGCGTTGTCGGCAATAATGTCATCCTGGCCAACAACGCGACGCTGGCGGGTCATGTTCATGTCGGTGATTTTGCGATTATCGGCGGGCTGGCGGCGATCCACCAGTTCGTGCGCATCGGTGCGCATGCCATGGTCGGCGGCATGTCGGGTGTCGAGCATGACCTGATCCCATATGGTTCGGCCATGGGCGAACGCGCACGCCTGCGCGGGCTGAACCTTGTCGGCCTGCAGCGCCGCGACTTCTCGCGTGACGATATTCACCATCTGCGTACCGCCTATCGCCTCCTGTTTGCGCAGGAAGGCACGATGCAGGAGCGCGTCGACGACGTCGTCGAGCTCTATGCCGAGAATGAGGGGGTGATGGAGATCGTCGACTTTGTGCGCGAACAATCCTCGCGCGCGGTCCTCCAGCCCAAATCCACGAATGGCGCCTAA
- the gltX gene encoding glutamate--tRNA ligase produces the protein MSVVTRFAPSPTGFLHIGGARTALFNYLYAKHHGGRFLLRVEDTDRKRSTDEAIQAILHGLSWLDLKWDEETYQSENADRHREVANQLVADGKAYKCFCTPEELAQMRENAKSSGGGTRIYDGRWRDRDPAEAPEGIAPVIRIKMPLEGETTIADLVQGDVTQANGNLDDLIILRSDGTPTYMLAVVVDDHDMGVTHAIRGDDHLNNAFRQLQIFKACGWDVPEFAHIPLIHGADGAKLSKRHGALGVEAYEEMGILPEAMCNYLLRLGWSHGDEETISRAQAVEWFNLESVGRSPARLDMDKLLNLNAQYMKSADPARLAGGVLADAAAAGITVSPDAEKRLVAGMPGLASRAKNTLELFELSKLYLTDAPIEMNEKARDSLKDDDARKTLAELAELLKKATSWGEDELDGIARAYAESRELKLGKVAQPLRAALTGTNVSPSIFEVMAVLGREETLARLEIAAN, from the coding sequence ATGTCCGTTGTCACCCGCTTCGCCCCCTCGCCCACCGGATTTCTGCACATCGGCGGCGCGCGCACGGCCCTGTTCAACTATCTCTACGCCAAACATCACGGGGGCCGGTTCCTGCTGCGGGTCGAGGATACGGACCGCAAGCGCTCCACGGACGAGGCCATTCAGGCAATCCTGCATGGGCTGAGCTGGCTGGACCTCAAATGGGACGAGGAGACATATCAGTCCGAGAATGCGGACCGCCACCGCGAAGTCGCCAACCAGCTGGTCGCCGACGGCAAGGCCTACAAATGCTTCTGCACACCCGAAGAACTCGCGCAAATGCGGGAAAATGCCAAGAGTTCAGGGGGCGGCACGCGAATTTATGACGGCCGTTGGCGCGACCGCGACCCCGCCGAGGCGCCCGAGGGCATCGCGCCCGTTATCCGCATCAAGATGCCGCTTGAAGGCGAGACCACCATCGCCGACCTGGTGCAGGGGGACGTGACCCAGGCCAACGGCAATCTGGATGATCTCATCATCTTGCGCTCGGACGGCACACCCACCTATATGCTCGCCGTCGTCGTCGACGATCATGATATGGGTGTGACCCACGCCATCCGTGGCGATGACCATCTGAATAACGCGTTTCGCCAGCTCCAGATATTCAAGGCCTGCGGCTGGGATGTGCCGGAATTCGCCCACATCCCGCTAATTCACGGCGCCGACGGGGCAAAACTCTCCAAACGCCACGGGGCGCTGGGGGTCGAGGCCTATGAGGAAATGGGCATTCTGCCCGAGGCCATGTGCAACTACCTGCTGCGCCTCGGCTGGTCCCATGGCGATGAGGAGACAATTTCCCGCGCGCAGGCCGTCGAGTGGTTCAACCTGGAAAGCGTCGGGCGCTCGCCCGCGCGCTTAGACATGGACAAGCTGCTCAACCTGAACGCCCAGTACATGAAATCCGCCGATCCCGCGCGGCTGGCGGGCGGCGTGCTGGCGGATGCCGCCGCCGCTGGAATAACTGTTTCCCCCGACGCCGAGAAACGGCTTGTCGCAGGCATGCCGGGACTCGCGTCACGCGCCAAGAATACCCTCGAACTATTTGAATTATCAAAACTTTATCTGACCGATGCGCCGATCGAAATGAACGAGAAGGCACGCGACAGCCTCAAAGACGATGACGCCCGCAAAACCCTCGCCGAACTTGCGGAACTGCTCAAAAAGGCTACATCCTGGGGTGAAGACGAACTCGACGGGATCGCGCGGGCATATGCGGAATCCCGGGAACTGAAGCTCGGCAAGGTGGCGCAGCCTCTGCGCGCCGCGTTAACCGGGACCAACGTCTCGCCGAGTATCTTCGAGGTTATGGCGGTGCTCGGCCGGGAGGAGACCCTGGCGAGGCTCGAAATCGCCGCAAATTAG
- the gloA gene encoding lactoylglutathione lyase yields the protein MAGTDAYRLLHTMIRVKDQDKSIDFYTRHLGMKVIRQKDFEGGRFTNTFIGYGDESSEAVIELTYNWDQDEPYSHGSGFGHLAIGVPDIYGTCAALEAEGVSVPRKPGPMKHGTTVIAFIEDPDGYKIELIEQG from the coding sequence ATGGCCGGAACCGACGCGTATCGACTTCTTCACACGATGATCCGGGTGAAGGACCAGGATAAATCGATTGACTTCTATACCCGCCATCTCGGGATGAAGGTGATCAGGCAGAAGGATTTCGAGGGTGGTCGCTTCACCAACACCTTCATCGGCTATGGCGACGAGAGCAGCGAGGCGGTGATCGAGCTGACCTATAACTGGGATCAGGACGAGCCCTATTCCCACGGCTCGGGCTTCGGCCATCTCGCGATCGGGGTGCCCGATATCTATGGGACCTGTGCGGCGCTGGAGGCCGAGGGCGTGAGTGTCCCGCGCAAGCCGGGTCCGATGAAGCATGGCACCACGGTGATTGCCTTCATCGAGGACCCCGACGGCTACAAGATCGAACTGATCGAGCAAGGATAG
- a CDS encoding citrate synthase: MSDAKVVDTATLTIGDKTVELPILEGTEGPRVIDVRKLYAETDMFTYDPSYTSTASCDSELTYIDGEEGILRHGGYSIEALTENSSFLELCYLLLHKELPNKAEMTEFETTITNHTMIHEQLRNLYSGFRRDAHPMAVLIGVVGAMSAFYHDSTDINDPQQRLIASHRLIAKMPTIAAWAYKYTVGQPFVYPNNEMSYAENFLHMTFSVPAEEYNPSPAIVNAMDKIFILHADHEQNASTSTVRLAGSSGANPFACIASGIATLWGPAHGGANQAVLEMLAQIGDKKNIPEFLERAKNPDDPFRLMGFGHRVYKNYDPRAGVLKASADEVLAEVGVENDPLLELAMELERIALEDDYFAERKLFPNVDFYSGTIFKAIGFPTSMFTVLFALARTVGWIAQWKEMIEDPAQRIGRPRQLFTGPTEREYVPIDKR, from the coding sequence ATGAGTGACGCGAAAGTCGTGGATACCGCGACCCTGACCATCGGCGACAAAACTGTCGAACTGCCAATCCTAGAGGGCACGGAAGGCCCGCGCGTCATCGATGTCCGCAAGCTTTACGCCGAAACGGACATGTTCACCTATGACCCATCCTATACCTCGACGGCGAGCTGCGATTCCGAACTGACATATATCGATGGCGAGGAAGGCATCCTGCGTCACGGCGGCTACTCGATCGAGGCGCTGACCGAGAACAGTTCCTTCCTCGAACTCTGCTATCTCTTGTTGCACAAGGAACTGCCGAACAAGGCCGAGATGACCGAGTTCGAGACGACCATCACCAACCACACGATGATTCACGAGCAGCTGCGCAACCTGTACAGCGGTTTCCGGCGCGACGCCCATCCGATGGCCGTGCTGATCGGCGTCGTCGGTGCCATGTCGGCCTTCTATCACGACTCCACGGACATCAATGACCCCCAGCAGCGGCTGATCGCGTCGCATCGGCTGATCGCGAAGATGCCGACGATCGCCGCATGGGCCTACAAATACACGGTCGGCCAGCCCTTCGTTTATCCCAACAACGAAATGAGCTACGCCGAGAACTTCCTGCACATGACGTTTTCGGTGCCGGCGGAGGAATACAATCCGAGCCCGGCCATCGTGAACGCCATGGACAAGATTTTCATCCTCCATGCCGACCACGAGCAGAACGCTTCGACCTCGACGGTCCGCCTCGCCGGCTCGTCGGGCGCCAACCCCTTTGCCTGCATCGCCTCGGGAATCGCGACCCTCTGGGGACCGGCCCATGGCGGCGCCAACCAGGCCGTGCTGGAGATGCTTGCGCAGATCGGCGACAAGAAAAACATCCCCGAATTCCTCGAGCGGGCGAAAAACCCCGACGATCCGTTCCGCCTGATGGGCTTCGGGCATCGGGTCTACAAGAATTACGACCCGCGCGCGGGTGTCCTCAAGGCATCGGCCGATGAAGTTCTGGCAGAAGTGGGCGTTGAGAACGACCCGCTGCTCGAACTCGCGATGGAACTCGAACGGATTGCGCTGGAGGACGATTATTTCGCCGAACGCAAGCTGTTCCCCAATGTCGATTTCTATTCGGGCACCATCTTCAAGGCGATCGGCTTCCCCACCAGCATGTTCACCGTGCTGTTCGCCCTGGCGCGCACCGTCGGCTGGATCGCCCAGTGGAAGGAAATGATCGAGGACCCGGCCCAGCGCATTGGCCGACCGCGTCAGCTCTTTACCGGCCCCACCGAGCGCGAATACGTCCCGATCGACAAGCGCTAG
- a CDS encoding cupin domain-containing protein, with the protein MSDAKRTMPELIVDPKTLTEESGSPYPSPHDQLVVGRHRSRLSAALGLSAFGVNIVRIEPGAQSSARHWHSEQDEFVYILEGEVTLITDEGETTLSPGMAAGFPAGNPNGHTLANRSDSDVLALEVGNRPRDEDVTYPDIDMANAVRDGKPNFLHKDGSSFDD; encoded by the coding sequence ATGAGCGACGCCAAGCGCACGATGCCCGAATTGATCGTCGACCCGAAGACTCTGACCGAGGAATCGGGCTCGCCGTATCCGTCACCCCATGACCAGCTGGTTGTGGGCCGACACCGTTCGCGGTTGTCCGCCGCGCTCGGCCTGTCTGCGTTCGGCGTGAACATCGTACGCATCGAACCGGGTGCCCAGTCGTCGGCGCGGCACTGGCATTCCGAACAGGATGAGTTCGTCTACATCCTCGAGGGTGAGGTGACGCTGATCACCGATGAGGGGGAGACCACGCTTTCGCCGGGCATGGCCGCCGGATTTCCCGCCGGTAACCCCAACGGGCACACCCTGGCCAACCGTTCGGATAGCGACGTGCTGGCGCTGGAAGTCGGTAACCGGCCGCGCGACGAGGACGTAACTTATCCCGACATCGACATGGCGAATGCCGTGCGCGACGGCAAGCCGAACTTTTTGCATAAGGACGGTTCGTCCTTCGACGATTAG
- the lpxB gene encoding lipid-A-disaccharide synthase: protein MTAPGSNVARAGGLHVYVIAGEPSGDVIGARLIEALGAGAGPGFKVSGIGGPEMEAAGLQSLFGYGELAIMGLFEVLPSVPRLLRRMRQVAQDIERLKPDVIVTIDSPGFVFGVIRRLRTRACPRVHYVAPTIWAWRAGRVRKFRKHFDHLLTLFPFEPPLFDAAGMASTFVGHPVAEGDVDSGDGPAFRARHGIPADATMLCVLPGSRAGEVSRLLPIARETLFRVMPDHPNLTLVIPAAENVRALIEARVAAWPWPVMVVDGARERYDAFAASDLALATSGTVTLELSWAAVPTVVMYRVPWLTGEIARRMIRVRFASIVNIVADREVLPEFLQPRCRPELIAGTLGDLLSDPQRRTEIGAEARKISRDMEPGGELPSARAAQAVLDIVAAGHNR from the coding sequence ATGACCGCTCCAGGCTCCAACGTTGCGCGGGCAGGCGGCTTGCATGTCTATGTTATTGCCGGGGAACCGTCCGGCGACGTCATCGGTGCCCGCCTGATCGAGGCGTTGGGTGCGGGCGCCGGTCCCGGTTTCAAGGTGTCGGGCATTGGCGGTCCCGAGATGGAGGCCGCCGGGCTCCAGAGCCTGTTTGGGTATGGTGAACTGGCGATCATGGGGCTCTTCGAGGTGCTGCCGAGTGTGCCCCGGCTGCTGCGCCGCATGCGACAGGTGGCGCAGGACATCGAACGGCTGAAACCGGATGTCATCGTGACGATTGATTCTCCGGGTTTCGTCTTCGGTGTGATCCGCCGCCTGCGAACGCGCGCATGCCCGCGGGTGCATTACGTGGCGCCGACAATCTGGGCCTGGCGGGCAGGCCGGGTGCGGAAGTTCCGCAAGCATTTCGATCATCTGCTGACGCTATTTCCGTTCGAGCCGCCGTTGTTCGATGCGGCCGGGATGGCGAGCACATTCGTTGGCCATCCCGTCGCGGAAGGTGATGTCGATTCCGGGGACGGCCCGGCGTTTCGCGCACGTCACGGTATTCCGGCGGACGCGACGATGCTGTGCGTGCTGCCGGGAAGCCGCGCGGGCGAGGTGTCGCGCCTGTTGCCGATCGCGCGCGAAACGCTTTTCCGGGTGATGCCGGACCATCCGAATTTGACCCTGGTGATTCCGGCGGCGGAGAACGTTCGCGCATTGATCGAAGCGCGTGTTGCGGCATGGCCATGGCCTGTCATGGTGGTCGATGGTGCCCGAGAACGCTACGACGCCTTTGCGGCGAGCGATCTGGCGCTGGCGACGTCAGGTACGGTGACCCTCGAGCTGTCTTGGGCGGCGGTCCCAACTGTCGTGATGTACCGTGTGCCGTGGCTGACGGGCGAGATCGCACGCCGGATGATCCGGGTCCGGTTCGCCTCGATCGTCAATATCGTGGCCGACCGGGAGGTGCTGCCGGAGTTCCTGCAGCCTCGTTGCCGGCCGGAACTGATTGCCGGCACCCTGGGCGATCTGCTTTCGGACCCGCAACGCCGCACAGAGATTGGTGCGGAGGCCCGGAAGATTTCCCGGGACATGGAGCCGGGCGGCGAGCTGCCAAGTGCACGCGCGGCCCAAGCGGTGCTCGACATTGTCGCGGCAGGTCACAACCGGTAA
- the fabZ gene encoding 3-hydroxyacyl-ACP dehydratase FabZ, which produces MNKNAREAVDILEVMEMIPHRQPFLMLDRVEDIVIRESATGIKNVTINEQFFLGHFPTRPVMPGVLIIEAMAQTAAVLVVETLGEDALGKLVYFMTIDSARFRKPVVPGDQLKLFVTVQRNRGNVWKFTGEGKVGDTVVAQATYSAMIMDS; this is translated from the coding sequence ATGAACAAAAATGCCCGCGAGGCCGTCGATATCCTCGAGGTAATGGAGATGATTCCTCATCGCCAGCCTTTCCTCATGCTGGATCGGGTGGAAGATATCGTCATTCGCGAGAGCGCGACGGGCATCAAGAATGTGACGATCAACGAACAGTTTTTTCTCGGGCATTTCCCGACCCGTCCGGTGATGCCGGGAGTTCTGATCATCGAGGCAATGGCACAAACCGCCGCGGTGCTGGTGGTCGAAACCCTGGGCGAGGATGCGCTCGGCAAGCTCGTCTATTTCATGACCATCGATAGTGCGCGGTTCCGCAAACCCGTGGTGCCCGGCGATCAGCTGAAACTGTTCGTCACGGTGCAACGCAACCGCGGCAATGTATGGAAGTTCACCGGCGAGGGAAAAGTCGGTGACACTGTTGTCGCGCAGGCGACCTATTCCGCGATGATCATGGATTCCTAG